The sequence GGATCTATTCGTTACCCATTTTCTTCCCTCGATGAAGGGAATCATACTCTTTCTTTGAAAGTATGGGATGTTTATAACAATTCCTCCGAAACATTTCTCGAGTTTGTTGTGGCAGAATCGGCCGAACTGGCTTTGGATCATGTACTGAACTACCCGAATCCTTTCACAACCCATACCGATTTTTATTTTGAGCATAACCGGCCCAACAGTATGCTTGAGGTTCTGTTGCAGGTATTTACAGTTTCAGGAAGATTGGTTTATACCTATAATGATATAATTACAACCGATGGGTTCCGGTCTGGTCCAATTCCCCCGCAAGGCTGGGATGGACGCGATGATTTCGGAGACAAACTTGCCAGGGGGGTTTATCTTTATAAGCTGAGCGTTCGCTCTATGGATGGCTCCTATGCTGATAAACTGGAGAAACTGGTTATTTTAAAGTAATTTAACAGGACTTTTGTGCAACCTGAATTTCCAGGTTGCTGTCTACTTAATCGATCAGGATGTTGGAAGGATGAAAGAAAGATTGGAAAACTGCGAAATAAAATACTTTTAACACGATGTTAAGCTTATGACAAAATCTATATACCTGAAACTAATAATTCCTTTATCACTGTTTTTCTTTCTGTGTATTTTTCTCCAGGAAGGGCAAGGGCAGCAAAGTCCTTGGATGGTCAAAGAGTTTACGGATCATTCGGTGCTTTCTTCCGGCAATTGGTACAAGATTTCTGTTGTAAATACCGGTGTGCATAAGCTGAGTTACGATGAGCTCCTTGCGATGGGTTTTGACCTGCAGGGCACAGATCCCCGTTATATTCAGCTTTATGGCAACGGTAACGGCATGGTTCCGGAAAGTAATGCCCAGGCTCGTTACGATGATCTTATGGAAAACGCCGTTGTTGTCGTGGGAGAAGAGGATGGTGTTTTCGATCCTCAGGATTATATTCTCTTTTACGGTTTGGGTCCGGAAATATGGAAATATAACTATTTCACCGGTTTGTTTGAACATCAGGTGAATTTCTACACGGAAGAAACATTTTATTTTCTTACAATTGGTCAGTCGCCCGGTCGGCGAATAATTGCCGATTCGCTGATCACACAGGATCCGGAGTATTTTATTCAGGAATTTACGGATTATGCCGTTCACGAAGAGGAAAACATCAATATTCTCAAATCGGGTAAATTATGGTGGGGAGAGCATTATAAGTCACAGCTGACGTATGAATATGCTTTTCATTTTCCCAATGTTATCAACCAGGAAAAAATTAGCCTCAGAACTAACGTGGCCGCCCGTTCTACTGAAAACAGCAACTTTGATTATTTCTATGAAGGATTGCCCCTGGTTACTGCCGAGGTTAGCAAGATCAACCTGAATTCAACCATCTACGCATGGTCTATCACACCCGATACAGCCAGTTTCTATCCCAACAGCGATAATGTTTCCATAACAGTTACGTATAATCCGACGAGTATCATTGCCGAGGGCTGGATGAATTATATTGAATTAAATGCCAGAAGGCAACTGAAAATGGCAGCGCCTCAGCAAAGTTTTCGTGATCACAGGATCTATGGTACAGGAAAAGTTGCCCAGTTCAGGATTCAGGATGCTCCTGCAGGATTAACCGTATGGGATGTGACGGATCGCTTTGCCGTAACACGTGTGAATGGTACTTATGAAGACGGCGATTATATTTTTAAAACCCATCTTGATGTACTCCGGGAATTTATTGCATTTGACGGTACTTCATTTCATTCTGCCTCTTTTATTGAAGAAGTGGAAAACCAAAATCTGCATGCAATGACTCCTGCAGAGTATATCATTGTCACCGCACCTGAGTTTTATGATCAGGCGGTAAGGCTGGGTCAATTGCATCAGCAGGTTGACGGATTGAGTTTTCTTATTGTCACACCTCAGCAGATCTATAATGAGTTTTCTTCAGGAGCGCAGGATATCAGCGCCATCCGTGATTTTTGCAGGATGCTTTACCAACGGGCCGAGCAAGGTAACCAACCAGGATATCTCCTTCTTTTCGGAGACGGATCCTACGATCCCAAATGCCGCGCTGTGCCCGATTGTAACCATATTCCAACTTTCCAATCGCTGGAATCACTGAAATTTGGCTATTCATTTGTGACAGAAGATTTTTTTGCTTTGTACGACAACGACGAGGGGAATAATGCCTATGGAAAAACCGTGGATCTTGGAGTTGGACGTTTCCCGGTCAATACATACGAAGAGGCCAGACAAGTAGTCGACAAGATCCAGCATTACCTGAACGGGCAAGCCAAAGTTACTGCTAACTGGAGAAACAGGATATGTTTCATCGCCGATGACGAAGACAACAATACACACTTCAAACAGGCCGAAAAGTTGCAAGCCATTATTGATACCGGTTATATAAATTATAATATTGATAAAATATACATAGATGCCTACCGGCAGATCAGCACCCCTTCAGGAAATCGTTATCCGGAAGTGAATGAGGCCATTACCAA comes from Bacteroidota bacterium and encodes:
- the porU gene encoding type IX secretion system sortase PorU, which produces MTKSIYLKLIIPLSLFFFLCIFLQEGQGQQSPWMVKEFTDHSVLSSGNWYKISVVNTGVHKLSYDELLAMGFDLQGTDPRYIQLYGNGNGMVPESNAQARYDDLMENAVVVVGEEDGVFDPQDYILFYGLGPEIWKYNYFTGLFEHQVNFYTEETFYFLTIGQSPGRRIIADSLITQDPEYFIQEFTDYAVHEEENINILKSGKLWWGEHYKSQLTYEYAFHFPNVINQEKISLRTNVAARSTENSNFDYFYEGLPLVTAEVSKINLNSTIYAWSITPDTASFYPNSDNVSITVTYNPTSIIAEGWMNYIELNARRQLKMAAPQQSFRDHRIYGTGKVAQFRIQDAPAGLTVWDVTDRFAVTRVNGTYEDGDYIFKTHLDVLREFIAFDGTSFHSASFIEEVENQNLHAMTPAEYIIVTAPEFYDQAVRLGQLHQQVDGLSFLIVTPQQIYNEFSSGAQDISAIRDFCRMLYQRAEQGNQPGYLLLFGDGSYDPKCRAVPDCNHIPTFQSLESLKFGYSFVTEDFFALYDNDEGNNAYGKTVDLGVGRFPVNTYEEARQVVDKIQHYLNGQAKVTANWRNRICFIADDEDNNTHFKQAEKLQAIIDTGYINYNIDKIYIDAYRQISTPSGNRYPEVNEAIT